TGCTGGTCCGCTCTAACTCTGTGGACATCATTGTTATTGACTCTGTTGCGGCCCTGATTCCGCAGGCCGAGCTTGATGGCGACATGGGTGAGACCCAGGTTGGCGGTCAGGCCCGACTGATGTCGCACGCTCTGCGTAAGTTGACGGGTACCATCCACAAGTCACACGCTGCTGTTCTCTTTATCAACCAGATTCGTATGAAAATCGGCATGACGGGTTATGGTAGCCCCGAGACCACTACCGGTGGTAATGCCCTGAAATTCTACTCTTCCGTGCGTATGGATATTCGTCGTATCCAGACCCTGAAAGACAAGGAAGAGGCCTTTGGTATCAAGGCTCGAGTCAAAGTTGTGAAAAACAAGGTCGCTCCGCCATTCCGTGAAGCCATTTTTGACATCATTTATGGCACGGGTATTTCCCGCGTTGGCGAAATGATTGATATGGGCGTTGACGCCGGAATCGTCGAAAAGAGCGGCTCGTGGTACGCCTTTGGTTCCGAGCGGCTCGGTCAGGGCAAAGAGAATGTTCGCGCAATGCTCCAGGAAAACGACGAGATTCGCGAAGAAATCGAAAATTCCCTGCTCATTCACCTTGGGCTACGGGAAGAGGGCGCCGGCCCCGTGGGTGCTCCCGCTGAGGAAGCCACGGAAGAAGCCTAGGGTCGACGACAACACATGGAAAAGGAACGCCCGGACTTTCCGGGCGTTTGTTTGTCAAAAAGACAAGAGCAGGCGCCCCAATGGGGATGCACGTGTTTACAGGAGAATGAGAAGTGCTGACTGCCAGTGATATCCGTAAAAAATTTCTTGAATACTTTGAGCGTAACGGCCACAAGCCCGTTGCCTCTTCTTCCCTTATCCCCAAGGATGACCCGAGCCTGCTGTTTGTTAACGCAGGCATGGTACAGTTCAAAAAGATTTATCAGGGACTGGAGACTCGCGACTACAAGCGTGCAACAACCTCCCAGAAATGCCTGCGCGTTGGCGGCAAGCACAACGATCTCGAAAACGTTGGCCGTACTGCCCGCCATCACACCTTTTTTGAGATGCTCGGCAACTTCTCTTTTGGTGACTACTTTAAGGAAGACGCCATGCGCTTTGCATGGGGCTTTATCACCGAAGAACTGAAACTGCCGAAAGACCGTCTCTACATTACTATTTACAAAGACGACGACGAAGCCGCTGAGCTGTGGAAGAAAATCGCGGACATCCCGGACGACCATCTGTACCGCCTTGGCGAGAAGGATAACTTCTGGTCCATGGGCGACACGGGTCCCTGCGGTCCCTGCTCCGAGATTCACATCGATCAGGGCGAGCATCTGTCCTGCGGTCCGAACTGCGGCATTGGCAAGTGTGACTGCGACCGGTTCCTCGAAATCTGGAACCTCGTGTTCATGCAGTACAACCAGCATGAGGACGGCACCCGCACGCCGCTTCCGCGTCCCAGCATTGACACCGGCATGGGCCTTGAGCGTATCGCCGCTGTCTGTCAGGGCGTCTTCTCCAACTTTGACACTGACCTGTTCCAGTCCATCATTGGGTACATCAGTGAGCTGACTGGTGTTGGATACCGCACTGATGGCGAGGACGAAGACACCGCACTTCGCGTTATTGCTGACCACAGCCGCGCCATTGCCTTTATGATTGCTGACGGCATTCTGCCCTCCAACGAGGGTCGTGGCTACGTGCTGCGTCGCCTTATCCGCCGCGCTCTGCGGTTCGGTAAGCTCATCGGCATGAACGAGCCTTTCCTCTATAAGGTGGCTCTCAAGGTCGTTGAAGAGATGGGTGGTCATTATCCCGAGCTGGTACAGAATCAGGACTTCATGACTCGTGTTGTTCATGAGGAAGAAGAGCGCTTTGCCCAGACTCTGGACAAGGGACTGGCCATGCTCGAAGACGAGCTGAATGCGCTGCGCGAAGCAGGCAAAAAGACTGTCTCCGGTGAGATTGCCTTTAAGCTGTACGACACCTACGGCTTCCCTCTGGACATCGTGAACGACGTCGCCGAGAAGCAGGGCTTTGAGGTGGATGAACCCGGATTCCACGAGTTCATGAAAGAGCAGAAAGCTCGTGCAAAGGCTGCCTGGAAGGGTGGAAAGGAACAGAGCCTTGCTGCTCGCTTCCGCACTTTGCTCGAAGAAGGCCTTCGCTCCGAGTTCGTCGGTTATGACTCTCTCGCTGCTGACTCCCGTATCGTTTCTCTCATGGGTGAAGACGCTGAGCCTGTTGAGAAGCTTTCCAAGGGCGAAAAAGGCTTTATCGTGAGCACCCGCACTCCCTTCTATGGTGAGTCCGGTGGTCAGTGTGGTGACACTGGCCTTATCTCTGCTCCCGAAGGTCGCGCGGTGGTCAACAACACCATCAAGCCTGCTGCAAACCTGACTGTGCATGATGTGACTGTTGACGACGGTACCATTTATGCCGACCAGGAAGTCGTTCTGGACGTTAACGAGGAGCAGCGTCTTGCTGCGGCCCGTAACCACACAGTGACTCACCTTTTGCAGGCCGCTCTCCAGAGTGTTTTGGGCGATCACGTCAAGCAGGCTGGTTCTCACGTTGAGACCGATCGCCTTCGCTTTGACTTCACGCACATTTCTGCAATGACTCCCGAGGAGCTTCGCGAAGTTGAAATCCTCGTGAATAAGGCCATCATGGCCGATCTTCCGGTCAACGTGAGCGAAATGTGTTACGACGACGCCGTCGCAAAGGGCGCAATGGCTCTCTTTGGCGAGAAGTATGGCGATGATGTCCGCGTTGTCGAAGTCCCCAACACCTCTATCGAGCTGTGTGGCGGTACTCATCTTTCCCGCACCGGTCAGGCTGGCATGTTTACCATTCTTTCCGAGTCCGGCATTGCCGCTGGCCAGCGCCGCATTGAGGCTGCAACTGGCTGGGGCGCTCTCGAAGTTGCTCGTCAGCAGCGCGCCGTTACCGAGGATGCTGCAAAGCTTCTCAAGGGCAAGCCCGAGGAAGTTGTTGAGCGCATCCGCGGTCTCCAGAAGGATGTCAAAACTCTTCGCAAGGACATTGAAAAGATTTCCGCTCAGGCTGCTTCCAGCAAGGGCGGCGATTTGATGGACGCTCTCGAAGAGATTGGTGGCGTGAAAGTTCTTGCTGCCAAGGTTGCCGCTGCGAACATGGGCGCTCTGCGTACCCTCATGGACGACGTTCGTTCCAAGGTTAGCTCTGGCGTCGCCGCTCTCGTTTGCGAGAATGACGGCAAGGTCAGCATGGCAATTTATGTCTCCAAGGACCTCCACGGTCGTTTCACTGCTCCCGCCCTCATCAAGGAAGTTGCTTCCGAGGTTGGCGGCTCCGGTGGCGGTCGTCCAGATATGGCTCAGGCTGGTGGCAATCGCCCCGAAGGCATTGAC
Above is a window of Desulfobaculum bizertense DSM 18034 DNA encoding:
- the recA gene encoding recombinase RecA, whose protein sequence is MAKRRGAQMNPEEMRKEALNTALSTIERKYGQGSVMRLSDDAHVDIPTISTGSIGLDMALGIGGIPKGRVTEIYGPESSGKTTLSLHIIAECQKNGGVAAFIDAEHALDVNYARRLGVKTDELIISQPDYGEQALDIADMLVRSNSVDIIVIDSVAALIPQAELDGDMGETQVGGQARLMSHALRKLTGTIHKSHAAVLFINQIRMKIGMTGYGSPETTTGGNALKFYSSVRMDIRRIQTLKDKEEAFGIKARVKVVKNKVAPPFREAIFDIIYGTGISRVGEMIDMGVDAGIVEKSGSWYAFGSERLGQGKENVRAMLQENDEIREEIENSLLIHLGLREEGAGPVGAPAEEATEEA
- the alaS gene encoding alanine--tRNA ligase, translating into MLTASDIRKKFLEYFERNGHKPVASSSLIPKDDPSLLFVNAGMVQFKKIYQGLETRDYKRATTSQKCLRVGGKHNDLENVGRTARHHTFFEMLGNFSFGDYFKEDAMRFAWGFITEELKLPKDRLYITIYKDDDEAAELWKKIADIPDDHLYRLGEKDNFWSMGDTGPCGPCSEIHIDQGEHLSCGPNCGIGKCDCDRFLEIWNLVFMQYNQHEDGTRTPLPRPSIDTGMGLERIAAVCQGVFSNFDTDLFQSIIGYISELTGVGYRTDGEDEDTALRVIADHSRAIAFMIADGILPSNEGRGYVLRRLIRRALRFGKLIGMNEPFLYKVALKVVEEMGGHYPELVQNQDFMTRVVHEEEERFAQTLDKGLAMLEDELNALREAGKKTVSGEIAFKLYDTYGFPLDIVNDVAEKQGFEVDEPGFHEFMKEQKARAKAAWKGGKEQSLAARFRTLLEEGLRSEFVGYDSLAADSRIVSLMGEDAEPVEKLSKGEKGFIVSTRTPFYGESGGQCGDTGLISAPEGRAVVNNTIKPAANLTVHDVTVDDGTIYADQEVVLDVNEEQRLAAARNHTVTHLLQAALQSVLGDHVKQAGSHVETDRLRFDFTHISAMTPEELREVEILVNKAIMADLPVNVSEMCYDDAVAKGAMALFGEKYGDDVRVVEVPNTSIELCGGTHLSRTGQAGMFTILSESGIAAGQRRIEAATGWGALEVARQQRAVTEDAAKLLKGKPEEVVERIRGLQKDVKTLRKDIEKISAQAASSKGGDLMDALEEIGGVKVLAAKVAAANMGALRTLMDDVRSKVSSGVAALVCENDGKVSMAIYVSKDLHGRFTAPALIKEVASEVGGSGGGRPDMAQAGGNRPEGIDAALTKLKEIVGA